The proteins below come from a single Acidobacteriota bacterium genomic window:
- a CDS encoding OmpH family outer membrane protein: protein MFKVYRLVSIAIFVVAMSVAAYSQALPPKSVLISTAAFYDEKAGIAKLISAEKQIDGEFAKEIKELEDGNAKLAAIAAELQKATVTEANEAALLAKKSEGESLQRTLAYRKTDIEAKIDQRRKLLIEPITFDIGKAIAEFGKKNNYGAIYDASKLAETGVLLFVADSTDITKDFIAFYNARAAAVPVK from the coding sequence ATGTTTAAGGTGTATCGTCTCGTTTCTATCGCTATTTTTGTTGTTGCTATGTCAGTGGCGGCGTATTCTCAGGCTTTGCCGCCGAAGAGTGTTTTGATCAGTACGGCTGCTTTTTATGATGAGAAGGCGGGAATCGCGAAGTTGATCTCGGCGGAGAAGCAGATCGATGGCGAGTTTGCCAAGGAGATCAAGGAACTCGAGGACGGCAATGCGAAACTTGCGGCGATCGCGGCGGAGCTTCAGAAGGCGACCGTAACGGAGGCGAACGAGGCTGCCTTGCTGGCGAAAAAATCAGAGGGCGAATCGCTGCAGCGAACGCTGGCCTATAGGAAGACCGATATCGAAGCAAAGATCGACCAACGCCGCAAGCTTCTTATCGAACCCATCACCTTTGACATAGGCAAAGCGATCGCTGAATTCGGCAAGAAGAACAACTACGGAGCCATCTACGACGCGAGCAAACTCGCTGAGACCGGTGTGTTGCTGTTCGTTGCCGACAGCACGGATATTACGAAGGATTTCATCGCGTTCTACAATGCCAGAGCTGCGGCTGTGCCGGTGAAGTAG
- a CDS encoding DUF433 domain-containing protein yields the protein MVNDILSRITINPEICHGKPTIRNKRYPVENMLELMASGMTNEEILADYDDLEKADLDACLMFAARLANVGSISELAR from the coding sequence ATGGTTAACGACATCCTCAGCCGAATCACGATCAACCCGGAAATATGTCACGGCAAACCGACGATCAGGAATAAACGTTATCCGGTCGAAAATATGCTCGAACTGATGGCGTCGGGAATGACGAACGAAGAGATCCTCGCGGATTATGACGATCTGGAAAAAGCGGATTTGGATGCTTGTCTAATGTTCGCCGCTCGCCTCGCAAATGTCGGCTCGATCAGTGAATTGGCCAGATGA